The proteins below are encoded in one region of Tomitella fengzijianii:
- a CDS encoding NUDIX hydrolase, which translates to MHTVRETSAGGLVIDGFDHTSADGSASAGELRAALIGRLDRRGRTLWSMPKGHVEAGETVEQTAMREIAEETGISGEVLASLGSIDYWFVSDGRRIHKTVHHFLLRYQGGELSDEDYEVSEVAWVPLGELSGRLAYADERKLAAVAAEILGEMISGPAPRADSDVEAGTQPRPQPGADPAKRARRRRRSHRAMLPKPRGKTSPT; encoded by the coding sequence ATGCACACCGTCCGCGAGACCTCGGCCGGCGGCCTGGTGATCGACGGTTTCGACCACACCTCCGCGGACGGCTCCGCATCGGCGGGCGAGCTGCGGGCCGCGTTGATCGGCCGCCTCGACCGCCGCGGCCGCACGTTGTGGTCCATGCCCAAGGGCCACGTGGAGGCCGGCGAAACCGTCGAGCAGACCGCCATGCGCGAGATCGCCGAGGAGACGGGCATCAGCGGCGAGGTGCTCGCGTCACTCGGAAGCATCGATTACTGGTTCGTCTCGGACGGCCGACGCATCCACAAGACCGTCCATCACTTCCTCCTCCGTTACCAGGGCGGCGAGCTCTCCGACGAGGACTACGAGGTCAGCGAGGTCGCGTGGGTGCCGCTGGGCGAGCTCTCCGGCCGGCTCGCCTACGCGGACGAGCGCAAGCTCGCCGCGGTCGCAGCCGAGATCCTCGGTGAGATGATCTCCGGACCCGCGCCCCGCGCCGATTCGGACGTCGAGGCGGGCACGCAGCCGCGGCCGCAGCCGGGGGCCGACCCGGCCAAGCGGGCCCGCAGGCGCCGCCGCAGCCACCGCGCAATGCTGCCGAAGCCGAGGGGGAAGACCAGCCCCACATGA
- a CDS encoding glycoprotein, producing the protein MRIRTTRPFGIVHGVRRAAAAVAAASLACTPGAVGMAAPAAQAVPVSTATSPADFPAPGTTGAASTTADPSAADPTTATTTADASTTTAVANSTATDAGSTQPGGSDRTGMPQFLSLTIDTVTPEVVRAGPSTGAPPTSGPDRAGSAPMVTVTGTVRNVGDRDVSDVEVRLQRAQQIDDADEVRSVLNLDQSNYGTVGLFHPVADSLARGQSAGFSLSLPLNDPATRSLAITEPGVYPLLVNVNGTPDYGGRARLDDARFLLPVLSLPAGTAPGGDARPQGPVAPSPVPVTMLYPLTAAPELAAGQPGPALDSPSAVRLVDDSLPRSLASGGRLHGVLTAARQALTPAADPHGALAAGLCLAVDPDLLVTVDAMTRGFEVAKDPADPDSDAASTDRIESEGQAAAAAWLKDLRQLASQTCTVALPYAQADLDAVRKLASPRVTGSALAAPADIVDGILGVKSVRSLVWPSVGQLAPETLATVTRALAPAGEEAGDGAGQPADPSGAADGPSAPPTVLVSDNSVDTTGSTGASGNASSPSTGSSASSATLPGTADAVRIELPTAGAAGPDGAGAPPTAGSESTDSTATGTAAGSSPALLFDMPTSAALAAVGARPSTPAFVPADLRFDVDHDSRTARLQDAMGAMAWPLLEARRSAKSTLGTAGSGSGSRDEPAAPPAPLLIAPPQDWTADHDEAAALLGFLQQAYRDGLAAPRPLTTAFAAASAPGVPSAELTDPYPGDGIAEGAASGPAGTGTTSGADFGFTWNTDRSVPESLLESLRGQLSRLATLDHMLAGNGPDGETPEHYITPLYRDVLRAVSTWGRGGDGALDARAAADGRSAALTTSLTDQFDAVTVVAPGSVYTLASSQSPLLVVAKNDLAMPVNASLRIRAPEGVQIGQADDYVIPARGSRQIQVPAQIEFSRQMDLRVQLLAPDSTPIGEQIHISLHSNAYGMVIPVVTGLSGALLLFLAGRRGWHRLRGQHDRADDRASERGPVLEQYRRDGTQQGPEDEG; encoded by the coding sequence ATGAGGATCCGGACCACCAGGCCGTTCGGCATCGTGCACGGGGTGCGCCGGGCGGCCGCCGCGGTGGCTGCGGCATCACTCGCATGCACGCCCGGCGCCGTCGGCATGGCCGCCCCGGCCGCGCAGGCCGTGCCCGTCTCCACGGCCACGTCTCCCGCAGATTTCCCGGCACCCGGGACGACGGGTGCCGCCTCCACCACTGCGGACCCCTCCGCAGCCGACCCCACCACAGCCACCACCACGGCGGACGCCTCCACCACGACCGCCGTGGCGAACTCGACGGCGACGGACGCCGGAAGCACACAGCCCGGCGGCTCCGACCGGACCGGCATGCCGCAGTTCCTCTCGCTCACGATCGATACGGTCACGCCTGAGGTCGTCCGCGCCGGGCCGTCCACCGGCGCCCCGCCGACGAGCGGTCCCGACCGGGCCGGCAGTGCGCCCATGGTCACCGTCACCGGAACGGTCCGCAACGTCGGCGACCGCGACGTGTCCGACGTGGAAGTCCGTCTGCAACGCGCGCAGCAGATCGATGACGCCGACGAGGTCCGTTCAGTGCTGAACCTGGATCAAAGCAACTACGGCACCGTCGGCCTCTTCCACCCGGTGGCCGACTCCCTCGCACGGGGCCAATCGGCCGGATTCTCGCTTTCTCTGCCGCTGAACGACCCCGCGACCCGCTCTCTCGCGATCACCGAACCGGGCGTGTATCCGCTACTGGTCAACGTCAACGGAACCCCCGACTACGGCGGGCGCGCACGTCTGGACGACGCCCGCTTCCTGCTCCCGGTGCTATCTCTGCCGGCCGGTACCGCACCCGGCGGGGACGCCAGGCCACAAGGACCGGTGGCGCCGTCGCCCGTCCCGGTCACCATGCTGTATCCGCTGACGGCGGCACCCGAACTCGCGGCGGGGCAACCGGGGCCAGCACTGGACTCGCCCTCGGCGGTCCGGCTCGTCGACGACTCGCTGCCCCGGTCGCTGGCCTCCGGCGGCAGGCTGCACGGGGTGCTCACCGCCGCGCGCCAGGCGCTCACCCCGGCCGCGGACCCCCACGGCGCGCTGGCCGCAGGGCTGTGCCTGGCCGTCGATCCGGACCTGCTCGTCACCGTCGACGCCATGACCCGCGGATTCGAGGTCGCCAAGGACCCCGCCGATCCCGACTCCGACGCCGCGAGCACCGATCGCATCGAGTCCGAGGGGCAGGCAGCCGCGGCCGCGTGGCTCAAGGACCTGCGACAACTCGCTTCGCAAACCTGCACCGTGGCGTTGCCGTACGCCCAGGCCGACCTGGACGCCGTCCGGAAGCTGGCTTCGCCGCGCGTCACCGGATCGGCACTCGCGGCGCCCGCCGACATCGTCGACGGCATCCTGGGGGTGAAATCCGTCCGCAGCCTCGTATGGCCGTCGGTGGGACAGCTGGCACCCGAAACCCTCGCCACCGTCACGCGCGCACTCGCCCCCGCCGGGGAGGAGGCGGGCGACGGGGCCGGGCAGCCGGCCGATCCGTCCGGAGCCGCCGACGGCCCGAGCGCGCCGCCCACGGTGCTGGTCTCCGACAACTCCGTGGACACGACAGGGTCGACCGGGGCCTCGGGCAACGCCTCCTCACCGAGTACCGGCTCCTCCGCTTCCTCCGCGACGCTCCCCGGCACCGCCGACGCGGTGCGAATAGAGCTGCCGACGGCCGGCGCGGCGGGCCCCGACGGAGCGGGTGCACCCCCGACGGCAGGCAGCGAATCCACCGACTCCACGGCGACCGGCACGGCAGCGGGGTCCAGTCCCGCCCTGCTGTTCGACATGCCCACCAGCGCCGCGCTCGCCGCCGTCGGCGCCCGACCGTCCACCCCTGCGTTCGTGCCCGCCGACCTCCGATTCGACGTCGACCACGACTCCCGCACGGCCCGGTTGCAGGACGCCATGGGGGCCATGGCCTGGCCGTTGCTCGAGGCCCGCAGATCCGCGAAGTCCACGCTCGGAACGGCCGGTTCCGGGAGCGGATCGCGTGATGAACCCGCGGCACCGCCGGCTCCGCTGCTCATCGCGCCGCCCCAGGACTGGACCGCAGACCACGACGAGGCGGCCGCGCTCCTGGGCTTTCTGCAGCAGGCATACCGGGACGGCCTCGCCGCGCCGCGCCCCTTGACCACCGCGTTCGCCGCGGCGAGCGCGCCCGGGGTGCCGTCGGCCGAACTGACCGATCCGTATCCGGGCGACGGAATCGCGGAAGGCGCCGCGTCGGGCCCCGCCGGCACCGGGACGACGAGCGGGGCGGACTTCGGTTTCACGTGGAACACCGACCGGTCCGTGCCGGAATCGCTGCTCGAAAGCCTCCGCGGCCAGCTTTCGCGGCTGGCGACGCTGGACCACATGCTCGCCGGCAACGGGCCCGACGGCGAGACGCCGGAGCACTACATCACGCCGCTCTACCGCGACGTGCTGCGCGCAGTGAGCACTTGGGGGCGCGGCGGCGACGGAGCGCTCGACGCCCGCGCGGCGGCGGATGGCCGGTCCGCCGCGCTCACCACGTCGCTGACCGACCAGTTCGACGCCGTCACCGTCGTCGCCCCCGGCTCCGTCTACACCCTCGCCTCCTCGCAGAGTCCTCTCCTCGTCGTCGCGAAGAACGACCTGGCGATGCCCGTGAACGCGAGCCTGCGGATCCGCGCCCCGGAAGGCGTCCAGATCGGTCAGGCCGACGATTACGTCATCCCTGCCCGCGGTAGCCGCCAGATCCAAGTCCCCGCGCAGATCGAGTTCAGCAGGCAGATGGACCTGCGGGTGCAGCTGCTCGCGCCCGATTCCACGCCGATCGGTGAGCAGATCCACATTTCGTTGCATTCGAACGCGTACGGCATGGTCATCCCCGTCGTGACCGGCCTCTCCGGCGCGCTGCTGCTGTTCCTCGCGGGCCGCCGCGGATGGCATCGGTTGCGCGGACAGCACGACCGGGCCGACGATCGTGCGAGCGAACGCGGGCCAGTCCTAGAGCAGTACCGACGCGACGGTACTCAACAGGGCCCGGAAGACGAAGGTTGA